The following coding sequences lie in one Nitrososphaerota archaeon genomic window:
- the endA gene encoding tRNA-intron lyase, translated as MIEEKNKEKEVELPTQIIAARIEEDGKIYSEVNDNSLAYLSKGYGYKSEEENKIVYHPCEVLYLLEKEKLLLYDSKGKQLNFLEALSFFKERYDDIWISYVVFRDLRKRGYVVKEGFSPELRFRVFDRGGFEKGVAKYLIVPLSEGKNVDIATLKKLVSICRGLKKEMIISVVDRRNEVIYYSANLVDLRNL; from the coding sequence ATGATTGAAGAAAAAAATAAAGAGAAGGAAGTAGAATTACCTACACAAATAATAGCTGCTCGTATTGAAGAAGATGGTAAAATATATAGTGAAGTAAATGATAATAGCTTAGCTTATTTATCTAAAGGTTATGGATATAAATCAGAAGAAGAAAATAAAATAGTTTATCATCCTTGCGAAGTTCTTTATCTATTAGAGAAAGAAAAACTTTTATTGTATGATTCAAAAGGAAAGCAACTCAATTTTTTAGAGGCACTTTCATTTTTCAAAGAAAGATATGATGACATATGGATTAGCTATGTTGTTTTTAGAGATCTTAGAAAAAGAGGGTATGTAGTAAAAGAAGGTTTTAGTCCTGAATTAAGATTTAGAGTATTTGATAGAGGGGGTTTTGAAAAAGGAGTTGCAAAATATTTAATAGTTCCTCTTAGTGAAGGTAAAAATGTCGATATAGCAACTCTTAAAAAACTTGTTTCAATTTGTCGCGGATTAAAAAAAGAAATGATAATATCTGTTGTTGATAGAAGAAATGAAGTTATTTATTATTCAGCAAATTTAGTTGATTTAAGAAATTTGTAG
- a CDS encoding UbiA family prenyltransferase has product MLRKKIIGLFKMTRSINGLLMIIAVIVGILASQKKNLFLKNIILGGLTAYSLNSSSMVLNDYFDREIDSINAPNKPLPSKIISEKEAILFSFILTIIGLFSSLMISYICLIIAIFFYIASFLYNWKLKKTGLIGNMIVSLCVAAPFLYGGLISDGEITLRIALFSITAFIANTGREIIKGIADVEGDAIKDIKSIARLFGNKIAAKIGALFFIIAVLLSFIPLIYNLVYPLSYIPLVIITDVGFILSSYKIIKISTKENALKIKKNVLIWMLTALLAFLVGGFYA; this is encoded by the coding sequence ATGTTAAGAAAAAAAATTATTGGATTATTTAAAATGACTCGATCTATAAATGGTTTATTAATGATTATTGCAGTAATAGTTGGGATTCTTGCTTCTCAAAAGAAAAATTTATTTTTAAAAAATATTATTTTAGGTGGCTTAACAGCTTATTCATTAAATTCAAGTTCAATGGTTTTAAATGATTATTTTGATAGAGAAATCGATTCGATAAATGCTCCTAATAAACCTTTACCATCAAAAATAATAAGTGAGAAAGAGGCAATTTTATTTTCTTTTATTTTAACTATAATTGGTTTATTTTCATCATTAATGATATCATATATTTGTTTAATAATAGCTATTTTTTTCTATATTGCTTCTTTTTTATATAATTGGAAATTAAAGAAAACTGGCTTAATAGGAAATATGATAGTTAGTTTATGTGTAGCAGCTCCATTTCTTTATGGAGGATTAATAAGTGATGGTGAAATAACTCTCAGAATAGCCTTATTTTCAATAACTGCTTTTATTGCAAATACTGGTAGAGAAATTATTAAGGGAATAGCAGATGTTGAAGGAGATGCTATTAAAGATATTAAATCTATTGCTAGATTATTTGGAAATAAAATTGCAGCTAAAATTGGAGCTTTATTTTTTATTATAGCTGTACTATTAAGTTTTATCCCTTTAATTTATAATTTAGTCTATCCTCTTTCTTATATACCATTAGTTATTATTACCGATGTTGGTTTTATTCTCTCTTCTTATAAAATTATAAAAATCTCAACAAAAGAAAATGCTTTAAAGATCAAGAAAAATGTTTTAATATGGATGCTTACAGCATTATTAGCTTTTCTAGTGGGTGGATTTTATGCCTAA
- the hisS gene encoding histidine--tRNA ligase codes for MPNIGTPRGMDDLLPEEMKIKRWIEEEIRKCFFLYGYEEIETPSVEFYELFEAKSGEEIRERMFVFEDKHKRKMVLRPEMTAPVARLVATKLKNLPLPIRLGYIADCYRYDEPQWGRKRRFWHGGFELIGSDKPIADAEILIISNDVFNRLNIKNHYFKIGHVGILRSIMEEYKISEKTQDKFLSFMDQKKYEQAFTLIREEKKNGNIEDLIKIIELLLNISGETNEVFKKGYELLSSWSTALKKLENLEEIINIAIESGVSNAFHVNLAFARGLEYYTGMIFEQYVPDSPLALNGGGRYDKLISLFGGKDTPAVGCAIGITRLQEYFISKKIYPKNDKMKNIIAFSISEDTISYLSKVLQEIRKLGIGVKVDISKKKLPSIIEHYSKLGYKYLIIIGPEEKESKTISLRDLEKKEQTRIKLENLERYIKEKLFK; via the coding sequence ATGCCTAATATAGGAACTCCGAGAGGAATGGACGATTTACTTCCTGAAGAAATGAAAATTAAGAGATGGATAGAAGAAGAAATAAGAAAATGTTTTTTTCTATATGGTTATGAAGAAATTGAAACACCTAGTGTTGAATTCTATGAATTGTTTGAAGCAAAATCTGGAGAAGAAATTAGAGAGAGAATGTTTGTTTTTGAAGATAAACATAAAAGAAAAATGGTTTTAAGACCTGAAATGACAGCTCCAGTAGCAAGATTAGTTGCAACAAAATTGAAAAATTTACCTCTTCCTATTCGTTTAGGATACATAGCAGATTGTTACCGTTACGATGAACCACAATGGGGTAGAAAAAGGAGATTTTGGCATGGCGGTTTTGAATTAATTGGAAGTGATAAACCAATTGCAGATGCAGAAATTTTAATTATTTCTAATGATGTTTTTAATAGACTTAATATTAAAAATCATTATTTTAAAATTGGACATGTTGGAATATTAAGAAGCATTATGGAAGAATATAAGATAAGTGAAAAAACTCAAGATAAATTTTTATCTTTCATGGACCAAAAAAAGTATGAACAAGCATTTACTCTTATAAGAGAAGAAAAGAAGAATGGAAATATAGAAGATTTAATAAAAATTATAGAGCTCTTACTGAATATTTCAGGAGAAACTAATGAAGTATTCAAAAAAGGGTATGAATTATTGTCTTCATGGTCTACTGCATTGAAAAAATTAGAGAATCTTGAAGAAATAATTAACATTGCTATAGAAAGCGGAGTAAGTAACGCGTTCCATGTAAATTTAGCTTTTGCAAGAGGGTTAGAATATTATACTGGAATGATATTTGAACAATATGTTCCAGATTCTCCTTTAGCATTAAATGGGGGAGGAAGATATGATAAACTTATTTCTTTATTTGGTGGAAAAGATACACCTGCGGTTGGGTGTGCTATAGGAATAACTAGATTACAAGAATATTTTATTAGCAAAAAAATTTATCCTAAAAATGATAAAATGAAGAACATAATTGCTTTTAGTATAAGTGAAGATACGATTAGCTATCTTTCAAAAGTATTACAAGAGATTAGAAAATTAGGCATAGGAGTAAAAGTTGATATATCAAAAAAGAAACTACCCTCAATAATAGAGCATTATAGTAAACTTGGCTATAAATATTTAATAATTATTGGTCCTGAAGAAAAAGAAAGTAAAACTATTTCTTTAAGAGATTTGGAAAAGAAAGAACAAACAAGAATAAAATTAGAAAATTTAGAAAGATATATAAAAGAAAAACTATTTAAATAA
- a CDS encoding DUF92 domain-containing protein, whose product MSFIFQIIKAAIVVGLFGAISYKIAIVDLTGLIAGFIIGFTVYASGGEFLFIPLLVFHLVSGIFTKYKYEYKRKKGVAEEKKGARGWRNVSANGAIPAIFSLLAVFNSNPFKVFCIAGFFGAVVTALADTLATEIGLLYKGEPRLITNLRKKVPAGTSGGVSILGETAQIMSALFISITATIFYPKIDFLINILILTIISGFLGSSFDSFLGATIQAMYKCQYCGKETEKKVHCNKETLYLRGYKWLDNNVVNLFAIALGSLVAILLLYFKVISLPI is encoded by the coding sequence ATGTCTTTTATTTTTCAAATTATTAAAGCAGCTATCGTTGTAGGTTTATTTGGTGCCATTTCATATAAAATAGCAATAGTAGATTTAACTGGTTTAATAGCTGGTTTTATAATAGGATTTACTGTGTACGCTTCTGGAGGGGAATTTTTATTCATTCCATTATTAGTTTTCCATTTAGTTTCTGGCATATTTACAAAATATAAGTATGAGTATAAGAGGAAAAAAGGTGTGGCTGAAGAGAAAAAAGGTGCAAGAGGTTGGAGAAACGTATCAGCAAATGGAGCTATACCTGCCATTTTTTCTTTACTCGCAGTATTTAATAGTAATCCATTTAAAGTATTTTGTATTGCAGGCTTTTTTGGAGCAGTTGTAACAGCATTAGCAGATACACTTGCAACCGAAATAGGTTTATTATATAAAGGCGAACCTAGGTTAATAACAAATTTAAGGAAGAAAGTTCCAGCAGGTACGTCGGGAGGAGTATCTATACTTGGTGAAACTGCGCAAATTATGAGTGCTCTCTTTATTTCAATTACAGCAACAATTTTTTATCCTAAAATAGATTTTCTTATAAATATTCTTATATTAACAATTATAAGTGGTTTTTTAGGTTCATCATTTGATAGTTTTTTAGGTGCAACTATTCAAGCAATGTACAAATGTCAATATTGTGGAAAAGAAACAGAGAAAAAAGTTCATTGTAATAAAGAAACATTATATTTGCGAGGGTACAAATGGTTAGATAATAATGTAGTAAACCTTTTTGCTATTGCTTTGGGATCATTAGTAGCAATTCTTTTATTATATTTCAAAGTAATAAGTTTACCCATTTGA
- a CDS encoding LLM class flavin-dependent oxidoreductase, whose translation MNKIEFGLRIPTFPINDSRGRKFIEEIISFLKGIGEYFDSGWVDDHFVPWATFVPPKIDHLECWTTISYLSGMFSKMKFGSIVLCNSYRNPALVAKMSSTLNVLTNGRFILGIGAGWKEDEYIAYGYDFPKPSIRIKQLEEAVQIIKLLWSKDNVSFNGKYYKIKNAYCNPKPIVPMPLMIGGGGEKLTLKVVAKYADWWNLANPTLEEYKRKANILRDYCEKNNREYDEIKKTIAGLISIDRDYDKAYRLALKSPYVNKENIKSVFIGDPDKIIEKIIDFVSEGVEYFIFRFLDFPKTDGAEIFAEKVITEFK comes from the coding sequence ATGAATAAAATAGAATTTGGATTAAGAATACCCACATTTCCAATAAATGATAGTAGAGGAAGAAAATTCATAGAAGAAATAATAAGCTTTCTAAAGGGAATAGGAGAATATTTTGATTCAGGCTGGGTTGATGATCATTTTGTTCCATGGGCAACTTTCGTTCCTCCTAAAATTGACCATTTAGAATGCTGGACAACAATATCTTATCTTTCAGGCATGTTTAGTAAAATGAAGTTTGGAAGTATTGTATTGTGTAATTCCTATAGAAATCCTGCATTAGTTGCTAAAATGTCTTCTACTCTTAATGTTCTTACAAATGGTAGGTTTATATTAGGGATTGGTGCGGGTTGGAAAGAAGATGAATATATAGCTTATGGATACGATTTTCCAAAACCTTCTATAAGAATTAAACAATTAGAAGAAGCAGTTCAAATAATAAAATTATTATGGAGTAAAGATAATGTTAGTTTTAATGGAAAATATTATAAAATTAAAAATGCTTATTGTAATCCAAAACCTATTGTGCCTATGCCATTAATGATTGGTGGAGGAGGAGAAAAATTAACTTTAAAAGTTGTTGCTAAGTATGCTGATTGGTGGAATTTAGCAAATCCTACTTTAGAAGAATACAAGAGAAAAGCAAATATATTAAGAGATTATTGCGAAAAAAATAATAGAGAATATGATGAAATTAAAAAAACAATTGCAGGATTAATATCTATAGATAGAGATTATGATAAAGCATATAGGTTAGCTTTAAAAAGTCCTTATGTTAATAAAGAAAATATTAAAAGTGTTTTTATTGGCGATCCTGATAAAATTATAGAAAAAATTATTGATTTTGTTAGTGAAGGAGTAGAATACTTTATATTTAGATTTCTTGATTTTCCAAAAACTGATGGAGCAGAAATATTCGCTGAAAAAGTAATAACAGAATTTAAATAA
- the cyaB gene encoding class IV adenylate cyclase: MIEVEFKAKIENYEKFIEVKNKILSLGSKLISKISEEDIYFQHPLRDFSKTDEALRIRKTNGKNYLTYKGAKISKISKTRLEIQTEIENFENTKEIFFKLGFKPVAIISKKREKYVLGSTSIYMDEVENLGYFIEIEEEIENELFIKTIEEKLIKILEKINIPKNSIITKSYLELLLEKI, encoded by the coding sequence ATGATCGAAGTTGAATTTAAAGCAAAAATTGAAAATTATGAGAAATTTATAGAAGTAAAAAATAAAATATTAAGCTTAGGAAGTAAATTAATATCTAAAATTTCAGAAGAAGACATCTATTTCCAACATCCTTTAAGAGATTTTTCTAAAACTGATGAAGCTTTAAGAATTCGAAAAACAAATGGGAAAAATTATCTTACGTATAAAGGAGCAAAGATAAGTAAAATATCAAAAACAAGATTAGAAATTCAAACTGAAATTGAAAATTTTGAAAATACTAAAGAAATATTCTTTAAATTAGGATTCAAACCAGTAGCAATTATTTCTAAAAAAAGAGAGAAGTATGTTCTAGGAAGTACTTCTATTTATATGGATGAAGTAGAAAATTTAGGATATTTTATAGAAATAGAAGAAGAAATAGAGAATGAACTTTTTATAAAAACAATTGAAGAAAAGCTTATTAAGATACTTGAGAAAATAAATATTCCAAAAAACTCCATAATTACAAAATCTTATTTAGAACTTTTATTAGAAAAAATTTAA
- a CDS encoding cation diffusion facilitator family transporter, with the protein MNNNISFKALSYALILTFSIMLLEIIGGIFSRSLALISDAGHMLMDSISLLISFIALKISEKKPTESKTYGFYRIEILSAFINGILLAFVAFYIFREAYMRLFEPVSILEIPMLIIATIGLSTNIASALILYKPSHLSLNIKGAFLHVLSDALSSFFVIIGGIIISFTKIYLIDTLLGIGISMLIFNGSYQLLKEAFNILMEGTPKGLKVKDIIDEMVKVKGVKNVHDLHVWSITTNMNALSAHIVLDNIFLEEANKILYEIREVLKNKFNIMHTTLQIECELCPEGKICIFSIENKN; encoded by the coding sequence ATGAATAATAACATTAGTTTTAAAGCGCTTTCGTATGCACTTATTTTAACTTTTTCGATAATGTTACTTGAAATTATAGGTGGGATTTTCTCTAGAAGTTTAGCTTTAATAAGTGATGCTGGACATATGTTAATGGATAGTATTTCATTATTGATTAGTTTTATAGCTTTAAAAATTTCAGAAAAAAAGCCTACTGAAAGTAAAACTTATGGTTTTTATAGAATAGAAATTCTTTCAGCATTTATAAATGGTATATTGCTTGCTTTTGTTGCATTTTATATTTTTAGAGAAGCTTATATGAGATTATTTGAACCTGTGAGTATTCTCGAAATACCTATGCTTATAATAGCTACAATAGGATTAAGTACAAATATTGCTTCAGCTTTAATATTATACAAACCATCACACTTAAGTTTAAATATAAAAGGGGCGTTTTTACATGTTTTAAGTGATGCTCTCTCCTCTTTTTTTGTAATAATAGGTGGTATAATAATAAGCTTCACTAAAATTTATCTTATAGACACTCTTTTAGGAATAGGTATAAGCATGCTAATATTCAACGGATCTTATCAACTCTTAAAAGAAGCTTTTAATATATTAATGGAAGGGACGCCAAAAGGATTAAAAGTAAAAGATATTATTGATGAAATGGTAAAAGTGAAGGGAGTAAAAAATGTTCATGATCTTCATGTTTGGAGTATAACAACAAACATGAATGCGTTAAGCGCACATATTGTTTTAGATAATATTTTTCTTGAAGAAGCCAATAAGATCTTATATGAAATAAGAGAAGTATTAAAGAATAAATTTAACATAATGCATACAACTTTACAAATTGAATGTGAATTATGTCCAGAAGGGAAAATATGTATTTTCTCTATTGAAAATAAAAACTAA
- a CDS encoding MBL fold metallo-hydrolase — translation MLNKLSENVFYIAGRTNVGVITLSKNECIIIDSGIDEDYGRKILKILSSNNFKVKALINTHAHADHIGGNKIIYDRINVRICSSLGEKPFIEKPLLEPLYLYSAYPPKILRNKLFMADPTPVYEILENDFNNLKIIKLPGHSLDMIGIVYENVAFIADSLFSKEILEKHLIPYHLNVKQALETIESLKKLKNLIYLPSHGAPIKNIEELIEINISAIMKIRGFILNELSTNPKRFDELIKIIIRKTSSKINNIGQYFLIKSALLSYISWFDEENLIEMSIIDGVPMISLK, via the coding sequence ATGCTTAATAAACTTTCTGAAAATGTTTTTTATATAGCTGGAAGAACGAATGTAGGAGTTATCACTTTATCTAAAAATGAATGTATAATAATAGATTCTGGAATAGATGAAGATTATGGTAGGAAAATCTTAAAGATATTATCTTCTAATAATTTTAAAGTAAAAGCCCTAATTAATACGCATGCTCATGCAGATCATATTGGGGGTAACAAAATAATTTATGATCGAATAAATGTAAGAATATGTTCTTCATTAGGAGAAAAACCTTTTATAGAAAAACCATTATTAGAACCTCTTTATTTATATAGTGCCTATCCCCCTAAAATACTTAGGAATAAATTATTTATGGCAGATCCTACTCCAGTCTATGAAATTCTCGAAAATGATTTTAATAATTTAAAAATAATCAAGCTTCCAGGACACTCATTAGATATGATAGGCATAGTATATGAGAATGTAGCATTTATAGCTGATTCTCTTTTCTCAAAAGAAATTTTAGAAAAACACTTAATTCCATATCATTTAAATGTTAAACAAGCCTTAGAAACTATTGAAAGTCTTAAAAAATTAAAAAATTTGATATATTTACCCTCTCATGGGGCTCCTATAAAAAATATTGAAGAACTTATTGAGATCAACATATCAGCAATAATGAAAATAAGAGGCTTTATACTTAATGAGTTGAGTACAAATCCTAAAAGATTTGATGAACTTATTAAAATCATAATTCGGAAAACATCGAGCAAAATAAATAATATTGGACAATACTTTTTAATAAAATCAGCTTTATTATCATATATATCATGGTTTGATGAAGAAAACTTAATAGAAATGTCAATTATAGATGGTGTACCTATGATATCGCTTAAATAA
- a CDS encoding helicase C-terminal domain-containing protein, translating to MYLKTSIKADISYFPYKLREFQAEFIHYIQKNIKNRDIIVDAATGFGKTPLILASLLPISLNKKRKILWAVRTGTETDRPIEELKKINNFSDEKIFGLSFRGKKDMCLLWKDLNLKGELEHDDISFLCKLHQKDCKYLLNYKYGKIDLIEIINTPLLYSEILKFCEKEEICPYRLQLDLIPFADVIALNYNYIISKDIGWVLQNRINYSDSFLVIDEAHNLQNVCSNLNSDQITIGTIRNSLKEIDEIGIEGAKEICRFLNLMKSYFKETLEKITDEDIEFNVYECIKKCSNNLDSFIKIIRKIHKYGMLIRRRKLVNGKAPRSSLYHLSNFWISAISNMNIDGIAFIASKEEGKHKNLIVEMWDMRSNVILKNIWKKFHRCIFCSGTLKPIDSFAEIIGLEEYIGETFPSSFLENAFSLITKDLTSEGEELSEKMAKSYLKAIDIFIKNLKTNIAIFSASYRIQNTLLEYGLRETIEKNGRKFFLETKEISGKTSRKILDEFKACAKGPIKGVLCATMTGRYAEGADFPGKELEGIFLVGVPFDKLTIKTKLYIEYYQKIYGKEKGTFYAYVLPAIKRASQALGRALRSKEDYALFILGDKRYINFIHYLPDFIQKNFKIIKSDSNDIIKEVKTFKIYMERKDKEKLVTKLI from the coding sequence GTGTATCTGAAAACTTCCATCAAAGCAGATATTTCTTATTTTCCTTATAAATTAAGAGAATTTCAAGCAGAATTTATTCATTATATTCAAAAAAATATTAAAAATAGAGATATTATTGTTGATGCTGCTACAGGTTTTGGTAAAACTCCATTAATTTTAGCTTCTTTATTACCAATATCCTTAAATAAAAAGCGTAAAATTCTTTGGGCTGTACGTACTGGAACAGAAACTGATAGACCCATAGAAGAATTAAAAAAGATAAATAATTTTTCTGATGAAAAAATATTCGGTTTATCTTTTAGAGGAAAGAAAGATATGTGTTTGCTTTGGAAGGATCTTAATTTAAAAGGTGAATTAGAGCATGATGATATTTCATTTTTGTGTAAACTTCATCAAAAAGATTGTAAATATTTATTAAATTACAAATATGGAAAAATAGATTTAATTGAAATTATCAATACTCCTTTATTATATTCAGAAATTTTAAAGTTTTGTGAAAAAGAAGAGATTTGTCCCTATAGACTTCAATTAGATTTAATTCCATTTGCTGATGTGATAGCTTTAAATTATAATTATATCATAAGTAAAGATATAGGATGGGTTTTACAAAATAGAATAAACTATAGCGATTCTTTTTTAGTTATAGATGAAGCACATAATTTACAAAATGTTTGTTCAAATCTAAATTCTGATCAAATAACTATAGGAACTATTAGAAATTCATTAAAAGAAATAGATGAAATTGGCATAGAAGGAGCGAAGGAAATTTGTCGGTTTTTAAATTTAATGAAATCATATTTTAAAGAAACTTTAGAGAAAATTACAGATGAAGATATCGAGTTTAATGTTTATGAATGTATTAAAAAATGTTCCAATAATCTTGATTCTTTTATAAAAATTATTAGAAAAATCCATAAATATGGCATGCTTATTAGAAGAAGAAAATTGGTTAATGGTAAAGCTCCAAGATCTAGTTTATATCATTTAAGCAATTTTTGGATATCAGCCATTTCTAATATGAATATTGATGGGATAGCATTCATAGCATCAAAAGAAGAGGGAAAACATAAGAATCTCATTGTAGAAATGTGGGACATGCGTTCAAATGTTATTCTTAAAAACATATGGAAAAAATTTCATAGATGTATTTTTTGCTCAGGAACGCTTAAGCCAATAGATTCTTTTGCGGAAATTATTGGCTTAGAAGAATATATTGGAGAAACTTTCCCATCATCTTTCTTAGAAAATGCATTTTCTCTAATCACTAAAGATCTAACAAGCGAAGGTGAAGAACTTTCTGAAAAAATGGCAAAATCTTATTTAAAAGCAATAGATATATTTATTAAAAATTTAAAAACAAATATTGCTATCTTTTCTGCAAGCTATCGTATACAAAATACTCTTTTAGAATATGGACTTAGAGAAACCATCGAGAAAAATGGCAGAAAGTTTTTCTTAGAAACAAAAGAGATTTCTGGAAAAACTAGTAGAAAGATATTAGACGAATTTAAAGCATGCGCAAAGGGACCTATTAAAGGTGTTCTTTGTGCAACAATGACTGGTAGATATGCTGAAGGCGCAGATTTTCCTGGGAAGGAGCTTGAAGGAATATTTTTAGTAGGAGTACCATTTGATAAATTAACAATTAAAACAAAGCTTTACATTGAGTATTATCAAAAAATTTATGGAAAAGAGAAAGGTACATTCTATGCATATGTTTTACCTGCGATAAAAAGAGCATCTCAAGCATTAGGAAGAGCATTAAGGTCAAAAGAAGATTATGCTCTTTTCATATTAGGAGATAAAAGATATATAAACTTTATACATTATTTACCAGATTTTATTCAAAAAAATTTTAAAATAATAAAAAGTGATTCAAATGATATAATTAAAGAAGTAAAAACTTTCAAGATATATATGGAAAGAAAGGATAAAGAGAAATTGGTTACAAAGCTTATTTAA
- a CDS encoding metal-dependent hydrolase, with product MNKNVHLLYAFILSFPFIKIDINSIIFLLFSFAGALIPDIDLEFGHRIFLHNFIIVAIFILLMIYNRMPDMIIISTSIGWISHILLDIFTSKGVKIFLLGPWVRFPINERIIKLIGLILFGLIITALMYPFLKKFIF from the coding sequence ATGAATAAAAATGTCCATTTACTTTATGCATTTATATTATCATTCCCATTTATAAAAATTGATATAAACTCAATAATTTTTCTATTGTTCAGTTTTGCAGGTGCATTAATTCCAGACATAGATCTTGAATTTGGACATAGAATATTCTTACATAATTTTATTATAGTAGCTATTTTCATATTATTAATGATTTATAATAGAATGCCAGATATGATTATAATTAGTACATCGATTGGATGGATAAGCCATATATTACTAGATATTTTTACATCTAAAGGAGTTAAAATTTTTCTTTTAGGCCCATGGGTAAGATTTCCAATAAATGAAAGAATAATTAAGCTTATTGGTTTAATATTGTTTGGCTTAATCATAACTGCATTAATGTATCCTTTTTTAAAAAAGTTTATTTTTTAA
- a CDS encoding rhomboid family intramembrane serine protease translates to MKGRILTYSFIVINTIIFFTTFFLPKREYLLLLLNCGVIPILIVNGKNLLSLLTSMFLHGDIFHLFMNMYALLLFGGEYEDFFGSLKFSILYFGSGLFAGIFHSFFTVLMFSESSIIPAIGASGAIFGIMAAYAISFPYRKLSVLIGLFPITAPAIVIIFSYAFIETIYAISLQTSYIAHSAHIGGFLAGVLIGFIFKK, encoded by the coding sequence ATGAAAGGAAGAATATTGACTTATAGCTTTATAGTAATTAATACTATTATATTTTTTACAACTTTTTTTCTTCCAAAAAGAGAGTATTTGCTTTTGTTATTAAATTGTGGGGTTATTCCAATTCTTATAGTTAATGGTAAAAATTTATTATCACTTTTGACGTCCATGTTTTTGCATGGTGATATTTTCCATCTTTTCATGAATATGTATGCTCTCTTACTTTTTGGAGGAGAATATGAAGATTTTTTCGGCTCACTTAAATTTAGTATTCTATATTTTGGGAGCGGCTTATTTGCTGGAATATTCCATAGTTTCTTTACAGTATTGATGTTTTCAGAGAGTAGCATTATTCCAGCAATAGGGGCATCAGGTGCAATATTTGGTATAATGGCTGCTTATGCTATTAGCTTTCCTTATAGAAAGCTTAGCGTTCTTATAGGCTTATTTCCCATAACAGCTCCAGCAATCGTCATAATATTTAGTTACGCATTTATAGAAACCATATATGCTATTTCTCTTCAAACATCCTATATTGCTCATTCAGCTCACATAGGAGGATTTTTAGCAGGTGTATTAATAGGATTTATTTTTAAAAAATAA